In the genome of Apostichopus japonicus isolate 1M-3 chromosome 15, ASM3797524v1, whole genome shotgun sequence, one region contains:
- the LOC139981306 gene encoding uncharacterized protein isoform X5, whose amino-acid sequence MLTIVLQWKGLLKCSNHSFSLRWTLISLAMERALEVFQPFLFLKMDVNITGRLTECNDMQLMCNKQIRRLKTASVTIVVVQWKGLLKCSNHSFSLRWTLISLAMERVLEVFQPFLCLKMDVNITGNGKGSGSVPTIPLPKDGREYYWQWKGLLKCSNHSFS is encoded by the exons atgcttacaatagtctt gcaatggaaagggctcttgaagtgctccaaccattccttttccttgagatggacgttaatatcactg gcaatggaaagggctcttgaagtgttccaaccatttcttttcctgaagatggacgttaatatcactggtaggttaactgagtgCAATGACATGCAGTtaatgtgtaataaacagattagaagattaaagactgcttcagttacgattgtcgttgt gcaatggaaagggctcctgaagtgttccaaccattccttttccttgagatggacgttaatatcactg gcaatggaaagggttctggaagtgttccaaccattcctttgcCTAAAAATGGACGTGAATATTACTG gcaatggaaagggctctggaagtgttccaaccattcctttgcCTAAAGATGGACGTGAATATTACTG gcaatggaaagggctcttgaagtgttccaaccattccttttcttAA
- the LOC139981306 gene encoding uncharacterized protein isoform X7 yields the protein MLTIVLQWKGLLKCSNHSFSLRWTLISLAMERALEVFQPFLFLKMDVNITGRLTECNDMQLMCNKQIRRLKTASVTIVVVQWKGLLKCSNHSFSLRWTLISLAMERALEVFQPFLFLKMDVNITGNGKGSGSVPTIPLPKNGREYYWQWKGLLKCSNHSFS from the exons atgcttacaatagtctt gcaatggaaagggctcttgaagtgctccaaccattccttttccttgagatggacgttaatatcactg gcaatggaaagggctcttgaagtgttccaaccatttcttttcctgaagatggacgttaatatcactggtaggttaactgagtgCAATGACATGCAGTtaatgtgtaataaacagattagaagattaaagactgcttcagttacgattgtcgttgt gcaatggaaagggctcctgaagtgttccaaccattccttttccttgagatggacgttaatatcactg gcaatggaaagggctcttgaagtgttccaaccattccttttcctgaagatggatgttaatatcactg gcaatggaaagggttctggaagtgttccaaccattcctttgcCTAAAAATGGACGTGAATATTACTG gcaatggaaagggctcttgaagtgttccaaccattccttttcctga
- the LOC139981306 gene encoding uncharacterized protein isoform X6, whose translation MLTIVLQWKGLLKCSNHSFSLRWTLISLAMERALEVFQPFLFLKMDVNITGRLTECNDMQLMCNKQIRRLKTASVTIVVVQWKGLLKCSNHSFSLRWTLISLAMERVLEVFQPFLCLKMDVNITGNGKGSGSVPTIPLPKDGREYYWQWKGLLKFSNHSFS comes from the exons atgcttacaatagtctt gcaatggaaagggctcttgaagtgctccaaccattccttttccttgagatggacgttaatatcactg gcaatggaaagggctcttgaagtgttccaaccatttcttttcctgaagatggacgttaatatcactggtaggttaactgagtgCAATGACATGCAGTtaatgtgtaataaacagattagaagattaaagactgcttcagttacgattgtcgttgt gcaatggaaagggctcctgaagtgttccaaccattccttttccttgagatggacgttaatatcactg gcaatggaaagggttctggaagtgttccaaccattcctttgcCTAAAAATGGACGTGAATATTACTG gcaatggaaagggctctggaagtgttccaaccattcctttgcCTAAAGATGGACGTGAATATTACTG gcaatggaaagggctcttgaagttttccaaccattccttttcctaa
- the LOC139981306 gene encoding uncharacterized protein isoform X12: protein MERALEVFQPFLFLKMDVNITDCVDNAYNSLVSESIELRFKHNQAMQWKGLLKCSNHSFSLRWTLISLAMERVLEVFQPFLCLKMDVNITGNGKGSGSVPTIPLPKDGREYYWQWKRLLKFSNHSFS, encoded by the exons atggaaagggctcttgaagtgttccaaccatttcttttcctgaagatggacgttaatatcactg attgtgtggacaatgcttacaatagtcttgtaagtgaatcaattgaacttaggttcaagcacaatcaagccat gcaatggaaagggctcttgaagtgctccaaccattccttttccttgagatggacgttaatatcactg gcaatggaaagggttctggaagtgttccaaccattcctttgcCTAAAAATGGACGTGAATATTACTG gcaatggaaagggctctggaagtgttccaaccattcctttgcCTAAAGATGGACGTGAATATTACTG gcaatggaaaagGCTCTTGAAGttttccaaccattccttttcctaa
- the LOC139981306 gene encoding uncharacterized protein isoform X1, whose translation MLTIVLQWKGLLKCSNHSFSLRWTLISLAMERALEVFQPFLFLKMDVNITGRLTECNDMQLMCNKQIRRLKTASVTIVVVQWKGLLKCSNHSFSLRWTLISLAMERALEVFQPFLFLKMDVNITGNGKGSGSVPTIPLPKNGREYYWQWKGLWKCSNHSFA comes from the exons atgcttacaatagtctt gcaatggaaagggctcttgaagtgctccaaccattccttttccttgagatggacgttaatatcactg gcaatggaaagggctcttgaagtgttccaaccatttcttttcctgaagatggacgttaatatcactggtaggttaactgagtgCAATGACATGCAGTtaatgtgtaataaacagattagaagattaaagactgcttcagttacgattgtcgttgt gcaatggaaagggctcctgaagtgttccaaccattccttttccttgagatggacgttaatatcactg gcaatggaaagggctcttgaagtgttccaaccattccttttcctgaagatggatgttaatatcactg gcaatggaaagggttctggaagtgttccaaccattcctttgcCTAAAAATGGACGTGAATATTACTG gcaatggaaagggctctggaagtgttccaaccattcctttgcCTAA
- the LOC139981306 gene encoding uncharacterized protein isoform X13, translating to MERALEVFQPFLFLKMDVNITDCVDNAYNSLVSESIELRFKHNQAMYRQWKGLLKCSNHSFSLRWTLISLAMERALEVFQPFLFLKMDVNITVSGDNRFAMERAPEVFQPFLFLEMDVNITGNGKGS from the exons atggaaagggctcttgaagtgttccaaccatttcttttcctgaagatggacgttaatatcactg attgtgtggacaatgcttacaatagtcttgtaagtgaatcaattgaacttaggttcaagcacaatcaagccatgt acaggcaatggaaagggctcttgaagtgctccaaccattccttttccttgagatggacgttaatatcactg gcaatggaaagggctcttgaagtgttccaaccatttcttttcctgaagatggacgttaatatcactg tctctggggacaatcgtttt gcaatggaaagggctcctgaagtgttccaaccattccttttccttgagatggacgttaatatcactg gcaatggaaagggctcttga
- the LOC139981306 gene encoding uncharacterized protein isoform X11: protein MLTIVLQWKGLLKCSNHSFSLRWTLISLAMERALEVFQPFLFLKMDVNITGRLTECNDMQLMCNKQIRRLKTASVTIVVVQWKGLLKCSNHSFSLRWTLISLAMERVLEVFQPFLCLKMDVNITGRFTEGNDLKLIVQ, encoded by the exons atgcttacaatagtctt gcaatggaaagggctcttgaagtgctccaaccattccttttccttgagatggacgttaatatcactg gcaatggaaagggctcttgaagtgttccaaccatttcttttcctgaagatggacgttaatatcactggtaggttaactgagtgCAATGACATGCAGTtaatgtgtaataaacagattagaagattaaagactgcttcagttacgattgtcgttgt gcaatggaaagggctcctgaagtgttccaaccattccttttccttgagatggacgttaatatcactg gcaatggaaagggttctggaagtgttccaaccattcctttgcCTAAAAATGGACGTGAATATTACTGGTAGGTTCACAGAGGGCAAtgacttgaagttaattgtgcaataa
- the LOC139981306 gene encoding uncharacterized protein isoform X4 has product MLTIVLQWKGLLKCSNHSFSLRWTLISLAMERALEVFQPFLFLKMDVNITGRLTECNDMQLMCNKQIRRLKTASVTIVVVQWKGLLKCSNHSFSLRWTLISLAMERVLEVFQPFLCLKMDVNITGNGKGSGSVPTIPLPKDGREYYWQWKRLLKFSNHSFS; this is encoded by the exons atgcttacaatagtctt gcaatggaaagggctcttgaagtgctccaaccattccttttccttgagatggacgttaatatcactg gcaatggaaagggctcttgaagtgttccaaccatttcttttcctgaagatggacgttaatatcactggtaggttaactgagtgCAATGACATGCAGTtaatgtgtaataaacagattagaagattaaagactgcttcagttacgattgtcgttgt gcaatggaaagggctcctgaagtgttccaaccattccttttccttgagatggacgttaatatcactg gcaatggaaagggttctggaagtgttccaaccattcctttgcCTAAAAATGGACGTGAATATTACTG gcaatggaaagggctctggaagtgttccaaccattcctttgcCTAAAGATGGACGTGAATATTACTG gcaatggaaaagGCTCTTGAAGttttccaaccattccttttcctaa
- the LOC139981306 gene encoding uncharacterized protein isoform X10, whose product MLTIVLQWKGLLKCSNHSFSLRWTLISLAMERALEVFQPFLFLKMDVNITGRLTECNDMQLMCNKQIRRLKTASVTIVVVQWKGLLKCSNHSFSLRWTLISLAMERALEVFQPFLFLKMDVNITGNGKGSGSVPTIPLPKNGREYYW is encoded by the exons atgcttacaatagtctt gcaatggaaagggctcttgaagtgctccaaccattccttttccttgagatggacgttaatatcactg gcaatggaaagggctcttgaagtgttccaaccatttcttttcctgaagatggacgttaatatcactggtaggttaactgagtgCAATGACATGCAGTtaatgtgtaataaacagattagaagattaaagactgcttcagttacgattgtcgttgt gcaatggaaagggctcctgaagtgttccaaccattccttttccttgagatggacgttaatatcactg gcaatggaaagggctcttgaagtgttccaaccattccttttcctgaagatggatgttaatatcactg gcaatggaaagggttctggaagtgttccaaccattcctttgcCTAAAAATGGACGTGAATATTACTGGTAG
- the LOC139981306 gene encoding uncharacterized protein isoform X2, protein MLTIVLQWKGLLKCSNHSFSLRWTLISLAMERALEVFQPFLFLKMDVNITGRLTECNDMQLMCNKQIRRLKTASVTIVVVQWKGLLKCSNHSFSLRWTLISLAMERALEVFQPFLFLKMDVNITGNGKGSGSVPTIPLPKNGREYYWQWKGLLKCSNHSFS, encoded by the exons atgcttacaatagtctt gcaatggaaagggctcttgaagtgctccaaccattccttttccttgagatggacgttaatatcactg gcaatggaaagggctcttgaagtgttccaaccatttcttttcctgaagatggacgttaatatcactggtaggttaactgagtgCAATGACATGCAGTtaatgtgtaataaacagattagaagattaaagactgcttcagttacgattgtcgttgt gcaatggaaagggctcctgaagtgttccaaccattccttttccttgagatggacgttaatatcactg gcaatggaaagggctcttgaagtgttccaaccattccttttcctgaagatggatgttaatatcactg gcaatggaaagggttctggaagtgttccaaccattcctttgcCTAAAAATGGACGTGAATATTACTG gcaatggaaagggctcttgaagtgttccaaccattccttttcctaa
- the LOC139981306 gene encoding uncharacterized protein isoform X9, with translation MERALEVFQPFLFLKMDVNITDCVDNAYNSLVSESIELRFKHNQAMQWKGLLKCSNHSFSLRWTLISLAMERALEVFQPFLFLKMDVNITVSGDNRFAMERAPEVFQPFLFLEMDVNITGNGKGSGSVPTIPLPKNGREYYWQWKRLLKFSNHSFS, from the exons atggaaagggctcttgaagtgttccaaccatttcttttcctgaagatggacgttaatatcactg attgtgtggacaatgcttacaatagtcttgtaagtgaatcaattgaacttaggttcaagcacaatcaagccat gcaatggaaagggctcttgaagtgctccaaccattccttttccttgagatggacgttaatatcactg gcaatggaaagggctcttgaagtgttccaaccatttcttttcctgaagatggacgttaatatcactg tctctggggacaatcgtttt gcaatggaaagggctcctgaagtgttccaaccattccttttccttgagatggacgttaatatcactg gcaatggaaagggttctggaagtgttccaaccattcctttgcCTAAAAATGGACGTGAATATTACTG gcaatggaaaagGCTCTTGAAGttttccaaccattccttttcctaa